Within the Vanessa cardui chromosome 6, ilVanCard2.1, whole genome shotgun sequence genome, the region CTTTCTGTCTCAGAGAAGATAAAGTATTTACCGATTAACTCAACCAGGATAAGATAGTTATTTAACAAAggcattttcaaataaatgaaataaaagaacGCGGTTACTATcgttacaacataaaaaaaattaaaatcacaagcCACAACAAAAATCACacttctttaataattttatgacaaaaacaaatttaaaattaaaaagaaaacgataattcataactttttaattttatttgacaagCGAGAAGTGTTGGAagctatgaaaatatttttttcgatattaCATCTAGCAACATTCGAACACAAGTTCTACCAACATGTAAAAGTGAGTGGGACGAGGGTACCGCGGGAAAAACGATCGATAATTCGATACCGCTACAGAAGACGAGGCGTGCGGGACGTGTGTTAACAAGTTGTTCTTATTTGTTATTCGAATACTTGCGTAGCGTTCAGaatgttgtaatttaaaatctgttcctgaataagtaataatatttctcCTATGATGGCTGTTTATAAATCACTTTGTTTCGTTCTCTTCGTTACTGCATCTGCTGAATTTGTTTGGAAGCATCATAATAACGAAGAGTTACCTTTAGTTTTGGACGAAGTTCATGAAAAGTGTCCAAATATTACGAGGGTATACACCTTAACGGAGCCATCGGTGAGGAATGTCCCTCTATATGTAATAGAATTCGCCGACAGTCCTGGATTCCATCAACCTTGTaagtgttgtaaatatatttatattttattttgctacTTATATGATTGTAATAAtcgtatttatttctattaaatagaTAAACCCGAAGTGAAATATGTAGGAAACATACATGGCAATGAAGTGCTTGGCCGAGAATTATTATTGGGTCTTGCTAATTACCTTTGTGATCAGTATAATAAACGAGACCGTCATATTAGGACTTTAATTCATAACACGCGCATACATTTACTTCCTTCTATGAATCCTGATGGCTGGCAATTGTCCACAGACACAGTaagtttaaattgtttatttgtaatatttcatttgaaaaataataaatatttagttgaatatttgtttatttttttagggAGGTCAAGATTATCTCATCGGGCGAAACAACAATCACTCAGTCGATTTAAACAGAAACTTCCCAGATCTTGATGCAATCACATTTGAATTTGAACGCCAGGGTATCAGCCATAATAATCACTTATTGAAAGATTTAACTCGTCTTGCTGCTCCGGTaagactttaaataattattaatataataattgttaagatGAATAAATACATGAAGATATCTAATTTAATTAGTTCATTGATTTCTTAAATCAgagtaatatattgaaattaaatgatttttataccaaattaatcaaaaattatattgttagtaaataaaaatttgtgtATCTACTTAGTTGGAACCAGAAACCAGATCAGTGATGCGATGGATTATGTCCGTGCCATTTGTGTTGAGTGCAGCAATGCATGGTGGGGATTTGGTCGCTAATTATCCTTATGACGAGAGCAGAAGTGGTGCTCCTGTATCTGAATACTCTGCTAGTCCTGACGATGATACC harbors:
- the LOC124530529 gene encoding carboxypeptidase E-like, with amino-acid sequence MMAVYKSLCFVLFVTASAEFVWKHHNNEELPLVLDEVHEKCPNITRVYTLTEPSVRNVPLYVIEFADSPGFHQPYKPEVKYVGNIHGNEVLGRELLLGLANYLCDQYNKRDRHIRTLIHNTRIHLLPSMNPDGWQLSTDTGGQDYLIGRNNNHSVDLNRNFPDLDAITFEFERQGISHNNHLLKDLTRLAAPLEPETRSVMRWIMSVPFVLSAAMHGGDLVANYPYDESRSGAPVSEYSASPDDDTFRELATTYADAHADMASRSRPGCHAGPDDAGAYNFGKQGGVTNGAAWYSLKGGMQDFNYLATNAFEITLELGCQKYTPEKDLEKEWIRNKDALLAFIWKAHSGVKGIVSDDSGFIQNAIISVVNITGPVPRPIRHDITTGAYGDYYRLLTPGHYEVTANHPGYFPVSRIVTVPKHQTSARVVNFRLEPTTSWFDDYSSFGLYPHGLRDGQPRIYKRDLYRQLTAALLDHRDSH